The following are from one region of the Advenella mimigardefordensis DPN7 genome:
- a CDS encoding LrgB family protein, producing MSEEMIGLASLLVTVACYWLNKRLYRRFPNPFLMPLLATPLVLIVLAIWGQVSYVQYISLTHWLVWLLGPATIAFAIPLYENRALLRKHGMSIATGVVVASLVSVCSSVWLAQAFGLSQALQKGLAVRSVTTPFALEAEKVLGGSPDLASLFVLLTGVSGMFMGDLILRLLPRVRSKLAAGAIFGGGAHGSGVAKARQFGEVQAVVASLVMMIAGALNVLLAPVVRILFF from the coding sequence ATGTCTGAAGAAATGATCGGCCTGGCCTCGCTGCTGGTAACGGTTGCCTGTTACTGGCTGAACAAGCGTTTGTATCGGCGTTTTCCGAATCCATTCCTGATGCCATTGCTGGCGACACCCTTGGTGTTGATTGTGCTGGCAATCTGGGGCCAGGTGAGTTATGTACAGTATATCTCCCTGACCCACTGGCTGGTCTGGCTGCTGGGCCCTGCGACAATTGCATTTGCCATACCACTGTATGAGAACCGTGCCCTGTTGCGCAAGCACGGGATGTCGATTGCAACCGGCGTTGTTGTTGCCAGTCTGGTCTCGGTCTGTTCGTCGGTCTGGCTGGCGCAAGCCTTCGGATTATCGCAGGCCCTACAAAAAGGTCTGGCGGTGCGTTCCGTTACCACCCCCTTTGCGCTGGAAGCGGAAAAGGTTCTGGGCGGCTCGCCCGATCTGGCCTCGTTGTTTGTACTGCTGACCGGTGTGAGTGGTATGTTCATGGGCGATTTGATTTTGCGTTTGCTGCCTCGTGTACGTAGCAAACTGGCTGCTGGTGCTATTTTCGGCGGTGGTGCGCACGGTAGCGGCGTTGCCAAGGCACGCCAATTTGGCGAAGTGCAGGCAGTGGTGGCTTCGCTGGTGATGATGATTGCGGGTGCCCTTAATGTGTTGCTGGCACCGGTGGTACGGATACTTTTCTTTTGA
- a CDS encoding CidA/LrgA family protein, protein MNAVFSNQKALNLTKVVLQVCLLSGVWLAMDALRTQFGWSMPAGLIGFSILALGLFSGVIKVRWLQSGTNWLMAEMLLFFVPAVLVVRQYPDLILSQGLRILAVILLSTACVMAATALAVDRVYRLELWLARRRSSHSHIGTQE, encoded by the coding sequence ATGAACGCCGTATTTTCAAATCAGAAAGCACTTAACCTCACCAAAGTCGTATTGCAGGTGTGTCTGCTGAGCGGCGTTTGGCTGGCGATGGATGCCTTGCGGACGCAGTTCGGCTGGAGTATGCCGGCTGGTCTTATCGGTTTTTCCATTCTGGCGCTGGGACTGTTCAGCGGTGTGATCAAGGTGCGCTGGCTGCAAAGCGGTACGAACTGGCTGATGGCCGAAATGCTGCTGTTTTTTGTGCCGGCTGTTCTGGTGGTGCGGCAATATCCCGATCTGATCCTGAGTCAGGGGCTGCGTATTCTGGCCGTGATTCTGCTCAGTACCGCTTGTGTGATGGCGGCAACGGCGCTTGCCGTGGACCGGGTCTATCGTCTTGAACTGTGGCTGGCGCGTCGTCGCTCTTCTCATTCTCACATCGGCACGCAGGAGTAA
- a CDS encoding LysR family transcriptional regulator → MDLRALSYFVEVVRQNNFTRAAEALHVTQPTISKMVRALEEEFGGPLLVRNGRSIQLTDAGQVVYNHGQKMLNQAQQLRQEVAEVDGITRGTLTIGIAPTLGHYMAPVIALFQHQYPGVELQLLEQGAHALHQSILDGDLDMSVGILQSEPEPQLERYAIAHLKVCAVFPAQHSLNGAGTMSWRELQNQPLVLYTSDFVLHQTVLARCAAAGFSPLVRLQTRYWDFIGDLVAAGVGIGVLLEHVAAKFDPQVIASCPLSDPDVSWGVGLSWRSGYLSRAALAWLACVRDVYPAADPVPENRSPE, encoded by the coding sequence ATGGATCTGCGCGCCCTAAGCTACTTCGTCGAAGTTGTACGTCAGAATAATTTCACGCGGGCTGCAGAAGCGCTGCATGTGACCCAGCCCACCATCAGCAAAATGGTTCGAGCACTGGAAGAAGAATTCGGCGGGCCGCTGCTGGTTCGCAATGGACGCAGTATCCAGCTCACTGACGCCGGACAGGTGGTGTATAACCACGGTCAAAAAATGCTGAATCAGGCCCAACAATTGCGACAGGAAGTGGCTGAAGTCGATGGCATCACGCGTGGCACGCTCACTATCGGCATCGCCCCCACGCTCGGGCACTACATGGCACCGGTGATCGCCCTGTTCCAGCACCAGTATCCTGGCGTGGAGCTGCAATTGCTTGAACAGGGCGCACATGCCCTGCACCAGTCCATACTTGATGGCGACCTGGACATGTCTGTCGGCATCCTGCAGTCTGAACCCGAGCCACAGCTTGAGCGGTACGCCATCGCTCATCTAAAGGTGTGCGCCGTCTTCCCCGCGCAACACTCGCTAAACGGTGCCGGCACCATGAGCTGGCGTGAACTGCAAAATCAGCCACTGGTGCTGTACACCTCGGATTTTGTGCTGCACCAGACCGTACTGGCGCGTTGCGCCGCTGCCGGTTTCAGCCCGCTGGTGCGACTGCAAACCCGTTACTGGGATTTCATCGGCGATCTGGTTGCGGCCGGCGTAGGTATCGGCGTTTTGCTGGAACATGTCGCGGCCAAATTCGACCCGCAGGTGATCGCCAGTTGTCCTTTGTCCGACCCGGACGTCAGTTGGGGCGTTGGCCTGAGCTGGCGCAGCGGCTACCTGTCACGCGCAGCGCTCGCCTGGCTCGCGTGTGTCAGAGACGTTTATCCGGCGGCAGATCCAGTACCTGAAAACCGTTCACCTGAATAA